The following are encoded together in the Pelosinus sp. IPA-1 genome:
- a CDS encoding glutamate synthase — protein MCRIGAIKSKDYFHPSAALHLMLPQQEGHDNSGFAMVMQDLAGVFSQHKDKPLLSLACTQKGAKLVEDYMEANDFIQLAEWIPRGVKNVKLDIKAMPYYIFRNYEYPEYYRDATEEAKGELLLDTRLALRELLEKQEQGYVYSFWPDVLTLKEIGDPWDIATYFKLWDNNGDLMAKNVVVQCRQNTNYDIVRYAAHPFFLQGYTLCANGENTFYTKNKEYQKSLHRGYIGFESDSQNFLYTLHYVLQELKWPIKYYKHVITPLPFNEISERSDSAELRAIRQSLGSLEINGPNTVIAMLPSGDIVTCCDSKKLRPVVVGGDENMVAIASEVCGLNAILPNRNQELDVYPNEREVVIINQQLEVERWKQ, from the coding sequence ATGTGTAGAATTGGTGCCATTAAAAGCAAGGATTATTTCCATCCATCAGCGGCGTTGCATTTAATGCTGCCGCAGCAGGAAGGCCATGATAACTCAGGGTTTGCTATGGTTATGCAGGATCTAGCGGGGGTTTTTTCACAACATAAAGACAAACCCTTATTATCTCTAGCCTGTACGCAAAAAGGTGCTAAGCTGGTCGAAGATTATATGGAAGCAAATGACTTTATACAACTAGCAGAGTGGATTCCGCGTGGCGTTAAAAATGTAAAGCTAGATATTAAGGCTATGCCTTATTATATTTTCCGCAATTATGAATATCCTGAATATTACCGTGATGCCACGGAAGAGGCAAAGGGAGAGTTATTACTAGATACTAGATTGGCACTTAGAGAACTTCTAGAAAAACAAGAGCAAGGTTATGTATATTCCTTCTGGCCCGATGTTCTTACATTAAAAGAAATTGGTGATCCATGGGATATTGCTACTTACTTTAAGTTGTGGGATAACAATGGTGACTTAATGGCCAAAAATGTAGTTGTCCAATGTAGACAAAACACAAATTATGATATTGTACGTTATGCTGCCCATCCGTTTTTCTTACAAGGATATACCTTGTGTGCTAACGGCGAAAACACTTTTTATACTAAGAATAAAGAATATCAAAAGTCATTGCATCGCGGGTATATTGGTTTTGAATCAGATTCCCAAAACTTTCTTTATACCTTACATTATGTATTGCAAGAGTTGAAATGGCCTATCAAGTATTACAAACATGTCATTACTCCATTGCCATTTAACGAAATTTCTGAGCGCTCAGATAGTGCTGAACTTAGAGCGATTCGGCAGTCCTTAGGTTCTTTAGAAATTAATGGACCTAATACAGTAATTGCCATGTTGCCCAGCGGAGATATTGTGACATGCTGTGATTCTAAAAAATTACGTCCCGTAGTCGTTGGTGGGGATGAAAATATGGTAGCTATTGCGTCAGAGGTATGTGGTCTGAATGCTATTTTGCCAAATCGTAACCAAGAGTTAGATGTGTATCCAAATGAACGTGAAGTAGTGATCATTAATCAGCAATTGGAGGTAGAGAGATGGAAACAGTAA
- the yyaC gene encoding spore protease YyaC, protein MLNNLLKFPKLSSEFKLNISQPTAMYDIAIHLRSIMQEATTTNGSLVVLCIGTDRSTGDSLGPLTGTKLRSFNSYPHIYGTLDEPIHATNLNDTVKSIQKNISQPFIIAVDACLGRTESVGCVSLGRGPLKPGAAVHKDLPSVGDAYITGIVNVSGFMEHLVLQSTRLNLVMKMADTIAHAISYGLRTYTKP, encoded by the coding sequence ATGTTAAATAATCTTTTGAAATTCCCTAAGCTAAGTTCTGAATTTAAGCTTAACATCAGCCAACCAACTGCCATGTATGATATTGCCATCCATTTACGCAGTATTATGCAAGAAGCCACTACAACGAATGGTTCATTAGTTGTGTTATGCATTGGTACAGATCGCTCTACTGGAGACTCCCTCGGTCCCCTTACGGGAACAAAGCTACGCTCGTTTAACTCTTACCCTCATATTTATGGTACACTTGATGAACCAATCCATGCCACCAACTTAAACGATACGGTAAAGTCCATACAAAAAAATATTTCTCAACCTTTTATTATTGCTGTTGACGCTTGTCTCGGCCGTACAGAAAGTGTTGGATGCGTTTCACTTGGCAGAGGTCCATTAAAACCAGGGGCCGCGGTACATAAAGATCTTCCGTCTGTGGGAGATGCCTATATTACAGGGATAGTAAATGTAAGTGGTTTTATGGAACATCTAGTGCTGCAGAGTACTCGTTTAAATTTGGTTATGAAAATGGCAGATACCATTGCCCATGCTATTTCTTATGGGCTACGGACCTATACAAAACCATAA
- a CDS encoding YkuS family protein, translating to MQGIIAVEKTLSRLADILETKGYEVVDLSESDLVGVDAIVVGGTDINLLNIQDTATDVPVINATGKTFNEIIEELGRM from the coding sequence ATGCAAGGTATTATTGCAGTGGAAAAAACGTTATCCAGATTGGCTGATATACTTGAAACGAAAGGCTATGAGGTAGTTGACTTAAGTGAAAGTGATTTGGTTGGTGTGGATGCAATTGTTGTAGGCGGAACGGATATTAACTTATTAAATATCCAAGATACGGCCACGGATGTACCTGTTATTAATGCGACAGGAAAAACTTTCAACGAAATTATTGAAGAATTAGGTAGGATGTAA
- the tkt gene encoding transketolase, which translates to MESKVIDQLAINTLRTLAIDGIEKANSGHPGMPMGAAPMAYQLWTKHLTHNPVNPKWFNRDRFVLSAGHGSMLLYSLLHLSGYDLSINDLKGFRQWMSKTPGHPEYGHTPGVDATTGPLGQGIGMAVGMAMGERHMAAIYNKENYEVVNHYTYSMCGDGDLMEGVSAEAASLAGHLKLGKLIVLYDSNDISLDGKLSLSFSEDVKKRFTAYGWQVILVEDGNDLVAIDEALTKAKADTNRPTLIEVKTVIGFGAPNKGGSSASHGSPLGKAEVQLTKEFYQWSYKEEFYVPDSVYKHFEKQVKQRGEGLEHEWNASLANYAKKYPELAEQLRQSIMGSLPNKWDEKLPSYEEGTKIASRSSSGEVINILSKSIPAFFGGSADLASSNKTMIKNGGNFLAEDYSGRNIWFGVREFAMGAALNGMALHGGLKVYGATFFIFSDYLRPAIRLAALMKLPVTYVFTHDSIAVGEDGPTHEPIEQLASFRALPNINVIRPADGNETVAAWKVAVTSTATPTVLVLSRQDLPTIDSTNKIAEQGVAQGAYIISAGDKPEALLLASGSEVQLAVKAQKLLAAENISVSVISFPSWNLFEKQSDEYKKTVLSPHVKVRLAIEMGSSLGWERYVGDDGSVLAIDRFGASGPEETLLREYGFTVENVVNKIKELLKK; encoded by the coding sequence ATGGAAAGCAAAGTAATAGATCAGCTGGCGATAAATACACTTCGTACCTTAGCAATTGATGGAATTGAGAAAGCCAATTCTGGCCACCCTGGAATGCCCATGGGGGCAGCACCTATGGCCTATCAATTATGGACAAAACATCTAACCCATAATCCGGTTAATCCTAAATGGTTTAATCGAGACCGTTTTGTTTTGTCTGCGGGACATGGTTCCATGTTGTTATATAGCTTATTACATTTATCTGGTTACGACCTTTCTATTAATGATTTAAAAGGTTTCCGCCAATGGATGAGTAAAACACCTGGTCATCCTGAGTATGGCCACACCCCAGGAGTCGATGCGACCACTGGTCCCTTAGGACAAGGAATAGGAATGGCTGTGGGGATGGCTATGGGCGAGCGTCACATGGCGGCTATCTACAATAAAGAAAATTATGAAGTTGTAAATCATTATACATACAGTATGTGCGGTGATGGAGATTTGATGGAGGGTGTATCTGCTGAGGCGGCATCTCTTGCAGGTCATCTTAAACTTGGCAAACTAATTGTTTTATATGATTCAAATGATATTTCCCTAGATGGAAAACTGAGTCTATCCTTCTCTGAAGATGTGAAGAAACGGTTTACGGCTTATGGCTGGCAAGTTATTTTAGTAGAAGATGGTAATGATTTAGTTGCAATTGATGAGGCATTAACGAAGGCAAAAGCCGATACAAATAGACCGACCTTAATTGAAGTCAAAACAGTAATTGGTTTCGGTGCGCCAAATAAAGGCGGATCTTCTGCTTCTCATGGGTCACCTCTAGGAAAAGCAGAAGTTCAGTTGACAAAAGAGTTTTACCAATGGTCCTACAAAGAGGAATTTTATGTTCCTGATTCTGTTTACAAACATTTCGAAAAACAAGTGAAGCAAAGAGGCGAAGGGTTAGAACATGAGTGGAATGCTTCTTTAGCAAACTATGCCAAAAAATATCCAGAACTCGCTGAGCAACTTCGTCAGTCCATAATGGGCAGTCTTCCAAATAAATGGGATGAAAAACTGCCAAGTTACGAAGAAGGAACTAAGATAGCGTCGCGTTCTTCCTCCGGTGAAGTAATAAATATACTGTCAAAGAGTATTCCCGCATTTTTTGGCGGATCGGCAGATCTGGCGAGTTCCAATAAGACGATGATAAAAAATGGGGGAAATTTCTTAGCAGAAGATTATAGTGGACGTAATATCTGGTTTGGTGTGCGGGAATTTGCCATGGGAGCGGCTCTAAATGGCATGGCTTTACATGGTGGGCTGAAGGTATACGGAGCAACATTCTTTATTTTCTCGGACTACCTGCGGCCAGCGATTCGCTTGGCGGCTTTGATGAAACTTCCTGTGACCTATGTATTCACTCATGATAGTATTGCCGTTGGTGAAGACGGTCCCACTCATGAGCCTATTGAGCAGCTAGCGTCTTTTAGGGCGTTACCCAATATCAATGTAATTCGTCCAGCAGATGGCAATGAGACAGTAGCAGCATGGAAGGTAGCTGTTACTTCAACGGCTACGCCCACGGTGCTGGTTCTATCTCGCCAAGATCTCCCAACCATTGATAGTACCAATAAAATCGCAGAACAGGGTGTGGCACAAGGGGCGTATATTATCTCAGCAGGAGATAAACCAGAGGCATTGCTGTTAGCATCCGGTTCAGAAGTACAATTAGCTGTCAAAGCGCAAAAGCTGCTAGCAGCAGAAAATATTTCAGTATCAGTTATTAGTTTTCCCTCATGGAACTTATTTGAAAAACAATCTGATGAATACAAGAAAACGGTACTTTCACCACATGTAAAAGTTCGTCTAGCCATTGAGATGGGATCTTCCTTAGGATGGGAGCGCTATGTTGGCGATGATGGAAGTGTACTTGCTATTGACCGCTTTGGCGCTTCGGGGCCGGAAGAAACTTTACTTAGGGAATACGGTTTTACAGTGGAAAACGTAGTTAATAAGATAAAAGAACTATTGAAAAAGTAA
- a CDS encoding L-ribulose-5-phosphate 4-epimerase yields MLEELKLKVWEANLELQKKGLVLYTWGNASGIDRETSLVVIKPSGVEYDKLEPKDMVVVDLSGKQVEGTFRPSSDTPTHLVLYNKFPSVGGIVHTHSTFATIWAQAGRPIPAFGTTHADYFYGEVPCTRKLTAEEIEDNYEVETGNVIVETFKDKIPLHVPGVLVSNHGPFSWGKDAHEAVYHAVVLEELAKMALYTCSLNQGAKPIDQVLVDKHFLRKHGKNAYYGQGQEK; encoded by the coding sequence TTGTTAGAAGAACTTAAACTAAAGGTATGGGAAGCGAATTTGGAACTCCAAAAAAAAGGGCTAGTTTTATACACATGGGGTAATGCTAGTGGTATTGATCGAGAAACAAGTTTAGTTGTTATTAAACCGAGTGGTGTAGAATATGACAAGCTGGAGCCGAAGGATATGGTAGTGGTAGACTTATCAGGTAAACAGGTAGAAGGAACGTTCCGTCCTTCATCAGATACTCCAACTCATTTAGTGTTATACAATAAGTTTCCTAGTGTTGGCGGGATTGTCCACACTCACTCTACCTTTGCTACGATTTGGGCCCAAGCAGGTAGACCGATTCCTGCATTTGGCACGACTCACGCAGATTATTTTTACGGCGAAGTTCCTTGTACGCGGAAGTTAACGGCAGAAGAAATCGAAGATAACTATGAAGTAGAGACGGGTAACGTCATTGTTGAAACTTTTAAAGACAAGATCCCTCTGCATGTTCCAGGTGTCTTAGTATCGAATCACGGTCCTTTTTCCTGGGGTAAGGATGCTCATGAAGCCGTGTATCATGCTGTAGTATTAGAGGAGCTTGCCAAAATGGCCCTTTATACCTGCTCATTAAATCAAGGCGCTAAACCGATTGATCAGGTATTAGTAGATAAGCACTTTCTCAGAAAGCATGGAAAAAATGCTTATTACGGGCAAGGTCAGGAAAAATAG
- a CDS encoding sn-glycerol-1-phosphate dehydrogenase — translation MNELLLKSPEEMAGLQFSCSCGKNHSIDIKGVRIGSNILSDISDSLKDFEKGTLLFIADRNTYEAGGREVESILSQDFKLEKVIFSNPHLHPDEEALGQLQGAVNSTIKAIVVVGSGTLNDLARYLSHETKIPYIVVCTAPSMDGYASMVSPLITKGVKVTYDAVYPYSIIADLSIMKEAPFNMLHAGLGDIVGKYSALADWKIANILHGEYYCEITAQLVEKAVQQCVDSASGIMARNPESIRSIIEGLILSGMCIGMTGSSRPASGEEHLLSHTWEMLGLIRKQETHLHGNQVGIGTEIILHIYQHLLTLDIDKVYADGKFRSFTREKWEQNIKNLFGNVASQIIQKKAPYINFTAAKREKAAQHIVKKWDELKTNVFLTMPTPISYCKMMEQAGSKLTPLDLKLDRESFRLSLLTAKEIRQRFGVMQILEDLGILEETVERITDFYYS, via the coding sequence ATGAATGAATTATTGCTAAAATCTCCAGAAGAGATGGCAGGTTTACAGTTTTCCTGTTCTTGCGGAAAAAACCATAGTATTGATATTAAAGGAGTTCGTATTGGTAGTAATATTCTTTCTGATATAAGCGATTCTCTTAAGGATTTTGAAAAGGGTACATTATTATTTATTGCAGATCGCAATACCTATGAAGCAGGGGGAAGAGAGGTAGAATCGATTCTTAGCCAAGATTTTAAGCTAGAAAAAGTGATTTTTTCTAATCCTCATCTACATCCCGATGAAGAGGCTTTGGGACAATTGCAAGGTGCGGTGAATTCCACTATTAAGGCTATTGTAGTAGTCGGCTCGGGAACACTGAATGATCTTGCGCGATATTTGAGTCATGAAACAAAGATTCCTTATATAGTGGTGTGTACTGCACCGTCTATGGACGGTTATGCTTCCATGGTTTCGCCACTAATTACGAAAGGGGTTAAAGTTACTTATGATGCCGTATATCCTTATTCTATCATTGCAGATTTGTCGATTATGAAAGAAGCACCTTTCAATATGCTTCATGCCGGACTTGGCGACATTGTAGGTAAATATAGCGCTCTTGCAGATTGGAAAATAGCTAATATTCTTCATGGTGAATATTATTGTGAAATTACAGCCCAGTTAGTAGAAAAAGCAGTTCAGCAATGTGTTGACAGTGCTTCTGGAATTATGGCAAGAAATCCAGAGTCCATTCGCAGTATCATTGAAGGTTTAATTCTATCGGGCATGTGTATTGGTATGACAGGGAGCTCTAGACCCGCTTCGGGGGAGGAGCACTTACTATCTCATACGTGGGAAATGCTAGGTTTGATTCGTAAACAGGAAACACACTTACATGGTAATCAAGTTGGAATTGGAACGGAGATTATACTTCATATTTACCAGCATTTACTAACGTTAGATATTGATAAAGTATATGCTGATGGTAAGTTTAGGTCCTTTACAAGAGAAAAATGGGAGCAGAATATAAAAAATCTATTTGGCAATGTAGCATCACAAATCATCCAAAAGAAAGCTCCTTATATTAATTTTACTGCAGCCAAGCGAGAAAAAGCTGCTCAGCATATTGTGAAAAAATGGGATGAGCTGAAAACAAATGTGTTTTTAACAATGCCAACGCCCATTTCCTATTGTAAAATGATGGAACAAGCAGGTTCTAAGCTGACTCCCCTTGACCTTAAGCTTGATAGGGAGTCATTTCGGTTAAGTTTACTTACAGCCAAAGAAATTCGACAAAGATTCGGTGTAATGCAGATACTGGAGGACTTGGGGATCTTAGAAGAAACTGTTGAAAGAATCACGGATTTCTATTATTCATAA
- a CDS encoding PTS transporter subunit IIC: MFLQALKEIFQTFGSPVFVPVIIFVIAKILKVNTKKAFFSALYAGVGLEGFTLLLNAFTPIITPVVKSMVENTGIQLPVFDVGWQATALVAYSTEAGMVFLGVGLLVQTVLFLAKWTDVFQPGDLWNNYSYMVWGSMVYLATQNMLLSLGCMILLNMYSLLIAEILAKRWSTYYNYPNCTIIAMHNIEVAIFTVLFDPLLNSLGLNKIKLSPEQLQKKLGFFGEPVSLGLLLGIFIGIMGNFKSLNTLPAWGQVMTMGIATSAIMAIFPRVAGLFAQAFLPITEAARKAVKKDSKARQWYLGVNDATGYGEPATLISGIILIPVMVFLAIVLPGNQVLPVVDLLALPFMVQGIVPLVNGNIFKVLITGAIWFSAGLYMCTYTAPMFTEICASVGVHLPVGALLITSFNILGKPLMGLVFLAFLSQSPILIAIAVGVYLMAYLTFRKNKESIYNYLDQNALKNVMDSTEESNISA, translated from the coding sequence ATGTTTTTACAAGCATTAAAAGAGATCTTTCAGACTTTCGGTTCGCCTGTTTTTGTTCCAGTTATCATTTTTGTTATTGCTAAAATTTTAAAAGTAAATACTAAGAAAGCGTTTTTTTCAGCATTATATGCGGGGGTTGGGTTAGAAGGGTTTACGCTGCTCTTAAATGCTTTCACACCAATTATCACACCTGTAGTAAAAAGTATGGTTGAGAATACGGGAATACAACTGCCTGTATTCGATGTAGGCTGGCAGGCGACTGCATTGGTGGCTTATTCTACAGAGGCTGGTATGGTTTTCTTAGGCGTTGGCTTATTGGTCCAAACAGTGCTATTTTTAGCTAAATGGACAGATGTTTTTCAACCGGGTGACTTATGGAATAACTACTCCTATATGGTATGGGGTTCTATGGTTTACCTTGCAACCCAAAATATGTTGTTATCTTTAGGATGTATGATCTTATTAAACATGTACAGTTTGTTAATTGCAGAAATACTGGCTAAAAGATGGTCAACTTACTATAACTATCCCAATTGCACTATCATTGCTATGCATAATATCGAAGTAGCCATTTTTACGGTACTCTTTGATCCCCTACTAAATTCCCTTGGTTTAAATAAAATTAAATTGAGTCCTGAGCAGTTGCAAAAGAAACTGGGATTCTTCGGTGAACCTGTATCCTTAGGTTTATTACTTGGTATCTTTATTGGCATTATGGGGAATTTCAAAAGTTTAAATACCTTGCCAGCTTGGGGGCAAGTCATGACGATGGGTATTGCTACTAGTGCTATTATGGCAATTTTCCCAAGAGTGGCAGGTCTATTTGCGCAAGCTTTCTTACCAATAACAGAAGCTGCGAGAAAAGCAGTTAAGAAAGATAGTAAAGCACGTCAATGGTATCTTGGGGTAAATGATGCAACTGGCTATGGCGAGCCTGCAACATTAATTTCAGGAATTATACTTATCCCCGTTATGGTTTTCCTGGCAATTGTACTACCTGGAAACCAAGTATTACCGGTAGTTGATTTGCTAGCATTACCTTTCATGGTGCAAGGGATTGTTCCACTAGTAAATGGCAATATATTTAAAGTACTCATTACTGGTGCTATTTGGTTTAGTGCAGGATTATATATGTGTACATATACGGCACCTATGTTTACCGAAATTTGTGCTTCAGTGGGAGTTCATTTACCAGTTGGTGCATTGTTAATTACCAGTTTCAATATTTTAGGTAAGCCTCTTATGGGATTGGTATTCTTGGCCTTCCTCAGCCAGTCTCCAATACTAATTGCTATTGCAGTAGGGGTATATCTCATGGCATATCTCACCTTTAGAAAGAACAAAGAATCTATCTATAATTATTTAGATCAAAATGCCTTGAAAAATGTAATGGATAGTACGGAAGAATCTAATATCAGTGCATAG
- a CDS encoding PTS sugar transporter subunit IIB, whose amino-acid sequence MRKFNVLSVCGSGTVTSSMIAEKLKEAMEERGIRITATEAKPTEALNLAEGGRFDFITHTSPLPSADYGIPTINAVGFLTGFGEDEFLEEIMGVIKMLEKDNRN is encoded by the coding sequence ATGAGAAAGTTTAACGTTCTGTCAGTATGTGGATCAGGTACAGTCACTTCGTCGATGATCGCCGAAAAATTGAAGGAAGCGATGGAAGAAAGGGGGATTAGAATTACGGCAACGGAGGCAAAACCAACAGAAGCGCTTAATTTAGCGGAAGGAGGTAGGTTTGATTTTATCACCCACACCAGTCCACTGCCCTCTGCGGACTATGGTATTCCAACGATAAATGCTGTTGGTTTTCTTACTGGATTCGGTGAAGATGAGTTTTTGGAAGAAATCATGGGTGTGATTAAAATGCTAGAAAAGGATAACAGGAATTAA
- a CDS encoding PTS sugar transporter subunit IIA produces MLDLDLVVLNMEANSSKDIIEKLGDLMLTKGYVKDSYVQAVLEREKNLPTGLSIGDFCVAIPHTDSGHVIQSNIAIATLKDASIFHSMINPDEELSVELVFLLAVKDPNLQIQLLKNLMSVFQNKELLVKLRNVTSKEEASGLLSCLDQ; encoded by the coding sequence ATGTTGGATTTAGATTTAGTAGTATTAAATATGGAAGCAAACTCATCAAAAGATATTATAGAAAAACTAGGGGACTTAATGTTAACCAAAGGGTATGTAAAAGATAGCTATGTCCAAGCGGTGTTAGAAAGGGAAAAAAATCTTCCCACAGGACTTTCAATTGGTGATTTTTGCGTAGCAATTCCACATACTGACTCAGGTCATGTAATTCAATCGAATATTGCCATTGCAACGCTAAAGGATGCTTCTATCTTTCATTCTATGATAAATCCAGATGAAGAATTAAGTGTAGAATTGGTTTTTTTATTAGCAGTTAAAGATCCAAATCTGCAGATCCAGCTACTAAAAAATCTCATGTCGGTATTTCAAAATAAAGAGTTGTTAGTGAAATTGAGAAATGTTACATCCAAAGAAGAGGCATCTGGGTTATTAAGTTGTCTTGATCAGTAA